Proteins from a genomic interval of Bradyrhizobium sp. CCGB01:
- a CDS encoding oxidoreductase: MKTWLITGCSSGFGQRLALAAAQRGDRVIATARDVKMVEEMAAPFGGRMITWPFDVTDATAAKAAVAKAVETFGGFDVLVNNAGYGLFGAIEEGTPEEYRAMFEVNVFGLIETTRAALPVLRRSGGTIVNMSSGAGIAGSAGGGYYNAAKFAVEGISEALAGELEPFGIRVLIVEPGPFRTDFLGRSITVAANEMPEYAASSRRHYRETNNGNQAGDPDKAIAVILQAVDADDAPLHLPLGPIAHAIAERKLAAFRSDLDAWRDIAIATDFEQP; encoded by the coding sequence ATGAAAACCTGGCTCATCACAGGCTGCTCAAGCGGCTTCGGCCAGCGGCTCGCGCTCGCTGCAGCACAGCGGGGCGATCGGGTCATCGCGACGGCCCGCGATGTCAAGATGGTCGAGGAAATGGCCGCGCCTTTCGGTGGCCGCATGATCACTTGGCCGTTCGACGTGACCGATGCGACGGCAGCCAAGGCAGCGGTCGCAAAGGCGGTCGAGACCTTTGGCGGGTTTGACGTGCTCGTGAACAATGCCGGCTACGGGCTGTTCGGCGCGATCGAGGAAGGCACGCCCGAGGAATATCGGGCGATGTTCGAGGTGAATGTCTTCGGTCTGATCGAAACCACCAGAGCCGCCCTGCCCGTCCTGCGACGTTCGGGCGGAACGATCGTCAACATGTCGTCCGGCGCCGGCATCGCGGGCAGCGCCGGCGGAGGTTATTACAACGCCGCCAAGTTCGCCGTGGAGGGGATTTCCGAAGCGCTCGCCGGCGAGCTGGAGCCGTTCGGCATTCGCGTGCTGATCGTCGAACCTGGGCCGTTTCGCACCGATTTCCTTGGCCGCTCGATCACGGTGGCGGCGAACGAGATGCCGGAATACGCCGCGAGCTCCCGCAGGCACTATCGCGAAACCAACAACGGCAATCAGGCGGGCGATCCCGACAAGGCGATCGCGGTGATCCTGCAGGCAGTCGACGCCGATGACGCCCCGCTTCATCTGCCGCTCGGCCCGATCGCGCACGCGATCGCTGAGCGGAAGCTGGCTGCCTTCCGCAGCGATCTCGACGCCTGGCGCGACATCGCGATCGCCACCGATTTCGAGCAGCCGTGA
- a CDS encoding NAD-binding protein, translating to MAIEAMAEAVVLTESVGLGRADFFELILGTLFSGRAYESYSTQIKERSFEPGFKARLALKDMRLATEASNEIGRTLPMLEAVREGLSQAVSAGLGEKDWSIMADMTVRGG from the coding sequence ATGGCCATCGAGGCGATGGCTGAGGCTGTCGTGCTGACCGAGAGCGTCGGCCTCGGCCGCGCGGATTTCTTTGAACTCATCTTGGGCACCCTGTTCTCGGGCCGCGCCTATGAGAGCTACAGCACGCAGATCAAGGAACGATCTTTCGAGCCGGGTTTCAAAGCCAGGCTCGCTCTCAAGGACATGCGCCTGGCGACTGAGGCCAGCAACGAGATCGGACGCACGCTCCCGATGCTTGAAGCTGTTCGCGAGGGGCTCAGCCAAGCTGTCTCGGCGGGCCTCGGGGAGAAGGACTGGTCGATCATGGCCGATATGACGGTACGCGGCGGCTAG
- a CDS encoding NAD(P)-dependent oxidoreductase, which translates to MQIGFIGLGSMGSAMALNLVKAGHDVRAWNRSKVAQNSVPRVRLVELAADAFQADAVFTMLSDDSAIRDVILDAGLLASARPGLTHVVASTISVAFARELELLHEEAGLGYVSAPVLGRPNVAASGQLNILAAGKADAIAAIEPLLAPLKQKGLEVGGEPRAGECGKARLQHDDRHGHRGDG; encoded by the coding sequence ATGCAGATCGGATTTATCGGTCTCGGCAGCATGGGCTCGGCAATGGCCCTGAACCTCGTGAAGGCAGGCCATGATGTCCGGGCCTGGAACCGAAGCAAGGTCGCCCAGAATAGCGTCCCCAGGGTGAGGCTCGTCGAACTCGCCGCGGATGCATTCCAGGCTGACGCTGTCTTTACGATGCTGTCCGACGACTCTGCCATTCGTGACGTAATCCTCGATGCCGGCTTGCTCGCAAGCGCGCGCCCAGGACTGACCCATGTCGTCGCATCGACGATCTCGGTCGCATTCGCGCGGGAACTGGAGCTCCTGCACGAAGAGGCGGGCCTTGGCTATGTGTCCGCGCCGGTCCTCGGTCGACCGAACGTAGCGGCGAGTGGCCAGCTCAACATCCTCGCAGCCGGGAAAGCCGATGCAATTGCCGCGATTGAGCCGCTGCTCGCTCCGCTCAAGCAAAAAGGTCTGGAAGTTGGGGGAGAACCCCGCGCGGGCGAATGCGGCAAAGCTCGGTTGCAACATGATGATCGCCATGGCCATCGAGGCGATGGCTGA
- a CDS encoding LysR family transcriptional regulator — translation MEWSDVRIFLAVARSGTLGGAARSLQTSHPTVGRRLRALEQAIGHTLFQRTADGLVLTDEGHGIIALAEQMEEGALAMERRLAGQEQNLKGSLRITSADWFGAYVLPPILADFSKAYPNVDVEILTGTRRVNLSQREADVAFRIVPFDTADVVQRRLFRLEYGVYIAEEAADPKYGDGTGFRLITHDTSTGNFPDIVWLIESFPNAKPVLRSNNRNVQGRMCRQGVGIAVLPRVVGNQIPGIRRLELPTPPPARDIWMGYHRDLRRLERLRAFISTVSDHLVNATA, via the coding sequence ATGGAATGGAGTGACGTCAGAATCTTTCTTGCTGTTGCGCGATCGGGCACGCTCGGCGGCGCCGCGCGTTCTCTTCAGACAAGCCATCCAACCGTAGGCAGGCGCCTTCGCGCACTAGAGCAGGCGATCGGTCACACGCTCTTCCAGCGCACAGCGGACGGGCTTGTTCTGACCGACGAAGGCCACGGGATCATCGCACTGGCGGAGCAAATGGAAGAAGGCGCGCTGGCCATGGAGCGCCGGCTTGCAGGGCAGGAGCAAAATCTCAAAGGCAGTCTGCGCATTACGTCAGCGGACTGGTTCGGGGCCTATGTCCTGCCTCCAATTCTGGCGGATTTCTCGAAAGCCTACCCCAATGTCGATGTCGAAATCCTGACCGGCACGCGCCGAGTCAACCTTTCCCAACGGGAGGCCGACGTCGCTTTTCGTATCGTTCCCTTCGATACTGCCGATGTCGTTCAGCGGCGGCTCTTCAGGCTCGAATACGGCGTCTACATCGCCGAGGAGGCGGCCGATCCCAAATATGGCGATGGGACCGGTTTTCGGCTGATCACCCATGACACATCCACAGGCAATTTCCCCGACATCGTGTGGCTCATCGAGAGTTTCCCCAACGCGAAACCGGTCCTGCGATCGAACAACCGCAACGTTCAGGGGCGCATGTGCAGGCAAGGCGTCGGCATCGCCGTTCTGCCCCGCGTGGTCGGCAATCAGATCCCGGGTATCCGCAGGCTGGAACTACCGACGCCGCCGCCAGCGCGGGACATTTGGATGGGATACCACCGGGACCTGCGGCGTCTTGAGCGTCTTCGCGCGTTCATCTCGACTGTATCGGACCATCTCGTGAATGCGACCGCATGA
- a CDS encoding Hsp20 family protein, whose translation MRTYDFAPLWRSTVGFDRLFDLAETAQRASEDNYPPYNIERLADDRYQISLAVAGFSPDDIVITAEQNVVTVEGSKSDKTERDFLYRGISSRGFKRQFNLAEYVQVKGAAFDNGLLTIELVREIPEAMKPRRISIAGATSSGNVHQIEAKVA comes from the coding sequence ATGCGCACCTACGATTTCGCCCCCCTCTGGCGCTCGACCGTTGGTTTCGACCGCCTTTTCGACCTCGCAGAAACCGCTCAGCGGGCCAGCGAGGACAATTACCCGCCTTACAACATCGAACGGCTGGCGGATGATCGCTATCAGATCTCGCTCGCGGTGGCGGGTTTCTCGCCCGACGACATCGTCATCACCGCCGAGCAGAACGTGGTGACGGTCGAAGGCAGCAAATCCGACAAGACTGAGCGTGATTTCCTCTATCGCGGTATCTCGAGCCGCGGTTTCAAGCGGCAGTTCAACCTCGCAGAATATGTCCAGGTGAAAGGCGCCGCGTTCGACAACGGCTTGCTGACTATCGAACTCGTTCGCGAGATCCCGGAAGCCATGAAGCCGCGCCGAATTTCCATCGCCGGCGCAACGTCTTCCGGCAACGTCCACCAGATCGAGGCCAAGGTGGCCTAA